The genome window CATATAAATGTGGCCAAACACCTCACCACACATCATTTTGTATTGATTGACAGTGAGTGACAGGAAGATTAAGCGGTAAGAAAGAAAACCTCACTCAGCAGGTCATTTAAAGCTTTCAAAACCAGAGATATTCCTCAGGCATCACAATCACATGTTTGATGTCTAGAAACAGATTTTAgaagctgtattttattttaatgcctTTGGACTGGAACGCCTGCTGTTAGGCTTTGAATATCCACACAAAGCAAAGTTTATTCTAAGTGAAGCGTATTCTGTTCATCCAAAGAGCCATTGCTCATAAAGCAGACTCGTCCCTGCTGACCTGGGCTGACTTACTGACTCACTTCCGGTGGTTCAGCTGTTGTAGAGCTCAGCCTGTGCaggacatttattttcactgtgataTCTGATGGCctcaaacaaactgcagcaaataGCATTGCCTCAGTGCATTTTTCCCTTCTATGTATTTTCCTGAGCAAAGCAGCATGGGAGCACAATGGAATGATGACATTGTCATGGGAGATCTGCAAAATTGTTGACCAAGAACACTGAGTTGCTTTTGCGTTTTtaccattttttattttatttaacacaatATGACATCAAATTAATTTAAGGGCTTTAGAGGAAAGGGAAGACGGGGTTTTTCCTGGGGGGCTTTCTTCATTTGTCGACAAGAATTGCAATTACTGGCCTTTACTTTAACAGATGACCAGACGTGCAGAAAACTCACAGGGAGCACAGGATTGCAGGATCCCAGGTGTCTCATGGGATTGTCTTTCCTGCACGATGgattagattatttttttcttcacagcagAAACCTTTCTGTGtccaatgaaaaaaatgtctaaTCGATATACTAGATCTCTCATGATAAGGACAAATTTAGCTGTTGACAGCAGCTAAATATGTTATAATTTATACATGCATTGAAATGCAGTGCACATTCAATCCACTGCCAGTTTGATTCAAACACGTTCAGAATACAtttgttattcttattattagtCACAGCAGCAGTATTTGTAGTTATATTATATTTACACAATTTGTCTGTTAATAACAAGACACATTGATGATTTCAAGTCATGCACATTTCTAATTCATCTTACCGTCAAACTGTGTTCATCTTGAGCCATTGagactttcttcctcttcccttgtTTATGAAAGCACTTTGCAAAGAAAGGTTGTATAATATTTAGTTACGATTCAGTTATGGACACAATTACAACATGGTTAATGGACTACATTGATAAAGCACTTAACAATTTGGTTCACATGCATGCCACATGGTCACAAAGCCTTTGCAACGCCAGCCAGTGACCTCTGTTGGcggtgaccccccccccccgttttgcctctgcttcttctgcacTGTCATTAATGTGAGAAAATGCCCCCAAAATACCTCTCATTCTCCCATGTGTACATATACTTAAACTGATGGAGGAATCCATGCAAGGCACTGACCTGACTCAAGCTTTCCATTATGTGTAGCTGTTCCCGATGTCTTCCTATCCCCATGGCAATGTGATAGAGAGAATGAAAGGAATAAAAGGAAGAGATGCAGATGGAGGAATTTAATTTTCCAAATAGCACACCCCTGATCACTCCAGCATCATTTTGAGGAGGTGGTAATTACTGATGATGCACAGCGTCTGCACTGCCCTGTAATGTAGCGAGATAATTAAGTAAAAGATCTAAAGAAAAGAACCTGATGCCTGCTGCTTTAATTATACTGATTATAGGCCTGTAATGACGTCAGGGCGACATGGAAGGTGACtgatatgaaaaacaacaaacaattatATTCTTTATTGCCGGAAGAACTGATTGGATGGGATGCAGCAATCACAATCAGCTGTAAATGCTCTGAATAAAGCCACTAAGTTGTTAGATTGGTCACTAAGCAAAACCCTTCTCGTATTTTCATGCAGATGTTCATATTTCACAATGTGACCATCACAGTCCCGGAGAACTTCACCCAGTGCACCACCCATGGCAGTTTTGTCCAGCACTGGCAGGAGACCCTCTACAACATGTTCACCTTTGTgtgcctcttcctcctgcctttGGTCATCATGATCTTCTGCTACACGCGAATCCTTGTCGAGATATCCAGCCGCATGGCCCGGAATAACTGTAAGTCtcgtgttttcagtttgttttctgaggCCTGAGGAGTTGTGCGTGAcaaaaattttgtttttttttctcttttagtgCTATCAAGAGATGTGCATCTCCGCCGCTCCCACAACAACATCCCCAAAGCTCGGATGAGGACTCTTAAGATGAGCATCGTCATTGTGACGTCATTCATCATCTGCTGGACGCCGTACTACCTGCTCGGCCTGTGGTACTGGTTGTTCCCTGAAAAGATGGAGGAGACGGTCTCTCATTCACTCACGCATATGCTGTTTATCTTCGGCCTCTTCAACGCCTGTCTAGATCCCATCACTTATGGTTTGTTCACCATTCACCTTCACCAGGGTCTTAAGAGATGCTGCCGCAGAGCAAACACACGGACTGAATTAGAAAACAACACTTGCCTTATGCACATGACTCGTCTCTCGTCTCACAGGCGGGTTGCCTCAGGTAGCCACAatagagatggagaggagggaaacGACAGCACGAAAAGTCCGTCAAAGGCAATCATCCCAGTGAGCAAGATGTAATGGGTTAAAGGATTTCAATGCTCTTCATCAGCGCTGAGCTTAGTCTTTCTCTGCAGATGACAGCCAGTTTGAtgattttgcttttaaaagctTATGTGCCACAAAAGTTCAGTGCTCTTTTGTCAGTGGAATCTGTTGCAATCGATGGCTCAGCCCTGGTTTGTTCATCCCACACACTGTGATATCAGGTCTGgttttgacaaaatgttgcAGAGTGACGTGTGTCACTGCTATTTTGCAGCAGTTACAAAATCACCATAATTGGCTGAGCGTGTCACTGCTCAATGCTGATCAGATTACCACGAAACTTAAAGGCACagtatgtaatttctgccactGGGGGTCTCTTAATCGAAACAATAATGTTTTGTGGAATGATGGGAGTTGCTGTCTTCAAACAACCTCCATTGCCAATGAAAATCTATGTactgacagaggcagaaatgtatttaagttcttcaaatgtgacatttagtTACATTATTCCCCTTCCTTCCTCACTTTCTGATGTATTGTCTGGTGATTCCTGTGTTTCCCCGGAAGTTATAGCAACTGGAGGGAGTAAGGGTGACCAAATGAAACTTGCCACTAGCTTGAATTAAGTTCTGGGGTTTCAACATTGTTGAAAACATTTGGAATAATGGaagtacacaactcaacaaaacacagaacGTTGGTCTggtcatttttagacatttgtcaaaatgtcttaTGTGTCCATACGTTCTGTAACTACTGTTGATAACTAGGTTATAaaacagaaaccacacacaaacagaactaCTGGGTTTTACTGGTTAGATATTTGATGTCTGGTATTATTTCTTGTGTcagctacagaaaaaaaaaatgtgtgtatattatTAAAGATAATCAGTTAGATATAAACTGTCTGTGATTAAAATTAATTGTTCCATTTTCATTATATGTATGGCTTCCTTGCCTCAAGGCTGCTAATCATTGCTTATTGACTGGAAAGTGCTCTAAATTGTAGTGCTGTGTTGGCAGTATAAAAgactttgattttgtttcattgcaaaaataaatgttatgaCATGATACCTATTGACAATGATGGCCTTTTAAATCAATATCATGACATTGTACACAGTACTTTGTATTGAACGTACCTGCGCAGCATGTTGTTGATGTGTTATTGACTGTGCAATTTGTCTGAGATCAgttctgtgtttactgtgttgcACTAAActcacactggagaaaaaaatctgtaagAAATCACCCTGATTCATCATGTCATTCGCTGTATTTTAGATCagtattaatgttattattatgttgtgAATTGTGTTGATTTCTGTGACCAGAAAACAtacaagaaaacaaattcaGCTTCAATCTGAAACTTTAAAACTGTGATATTGTAAAGTTATCTTGCAACAAATATAGTAATTCATTTTTTCTGATATGTTGTTGCAACAGACTCCGTCTcccagaaaaagaaagattaatatttgttttgctgtttgcatgATATTGTTTCTTTCTGCGAGTTATGTAAGATGTTGTTGTGTTATGTACACTTACGTGCAATGTGTTAAtttgttgaattaaaaaaaattctgcCTTTTCCCCCAACTGCATTGAGTGATGCACAAACAATGAGCAGCTTCCCACTGAGCTCATGTGTATTCATCATCAGCTGGAAAGGGCTGAATCTGGTATGTTTTTGAAGGGTTTTAGGGCTCAAAATGCCACACTCAGACACAGTAGACAGTAGACAGGAGTTACATTTAACAACTTAATGAATGTTCAATGAATAAGGCAGCGAACAAATCCAAACTAGGCTATGAGTTCACGAAGGCTGAGTCCAGAAAGCAACTGGTCTGGGTTTCGCAGGGAGAGAACAGGTGATATCTGAacacctgagcacaaacacgAAAGGCCCAACCTGTCGGCCGTGTCCTGCAGTGATGCAAACTcaaatcagacagacaggcgagagacagacaggagaggagaggagactgcagcTCTCCACACAatcagagaaaaggagaaaatctTTAGTGTACAGCGGCTAATAGCTCATATCATTTTTCATCACCAAAATGAAAACCTCTAataaatgcttcactgtgtaGTTCATTTGAAAATAGCTGCAGTAATGCTTAAGTATTATCTGGCAATGTCATTGCAACTGTGTTCTCATATTTCGCTGTATGAGTATAGGAGTATGTCTTTATATCTGGAAAATTCAAGTTCTCTCTTGACCTTGGAAGCAGGAGTTGAGAAAATCCCAGAACTGTTACGAGATGGACtttgtggtgagattgttttctcCACTGCTGTTTTCAGGGCCAAGTGTGAACTTCAGACCTTCAGCCAACATGCACTTATATCAAGAGACATGTCTGTTTCTCTTGATATAAGTGCATGTTGGCTGAAAATATGAGTTCCATGACAATAGGacaactccatctgctgataaACACCATGTGGTGtgatcaaaagctccacagCAGCTACTAACTGGACATCATGCTGAGATAATTTTCCCAACTGCTGTTTTCCAGTGTCTACAATGAACCTCCTCAGCACCAGAGAGGAGTTTTCAAAGCTGATTTTCAACTATTTCTCCTCGCAGTTGCCTCTTCTTCGAGCCCACTGTCATTCCTGCGGCCTCTGACAGAAAGTTTCAGCCTTATTTTGCAACAAGTTGCATTTACACAGTACGTGCGACCGCTGACTGGACACCACAGGTGAATcgagtgaaaacagctgttatcCATTTTCAAAACTCAGCCTTTTCAGATTTGAGTAAAGCTGGTTAAACGTGAAGAATCCAATCCGGCAACAGAAGCTATCAGAGATGTGATCAGGACATTGTACAACAACTGCTGCACGTCTCGTGGAGAATAATGCCCCTTTGATAAGCCAGTTTTATTCTCAATTCACAGAAAGCTTttacatggaaataaaatgtcacacagtGACAGGATACAATATCAAACCGCTGTTTCTCCTGTTTAATTGGGGATTTAGTCAGATTTAACATTCCTTGGAACTATCATAATCTTATCTCTCCTTCTGTGTTCACTGCcaaaaaaagtgctttttccGAGTCATTATTAGGAATTTGCAAGATGAAAGTGTAGTGAGGATTATATCAATCGGGGGGCATTGTTCGTACTGTGTTAAAAGACAGACTCATGTCAAGATATTTCATGGTTTTATATCTCAGCATCAGCTAATCTCTGGTGCGACTCTTTTGTGCCCCATAATTATGCAAAGACGCTTAATCAAGAGACTTTTCTTGACATTTCCTGCAGATAGAAAGCTGTTATCTGGACAATTAAAGTGTAATATagtgtgaaaaatgaacattCAGTACACAAGATGTGCTGCACAGTCTGCACCCCCTgaactttttaaacattttttgcatttaattattACAAATTGGATCAGGCACACATGTCTCAGCATCTTGGCTGTGCTGACAATTGCTGAATTCAACTTTAAATTGTCTGGATCGACAGACAAATGTATCATACATAATGAGCGCCAGCATTATGAGGACATACGAGTGAATCTCCTCCCTTTAAAAGCCTCAGTATAGTGCAGCTTTTATTCTCAGCAGTGAGCAGGGCAGTGAACCCGTCACGAACTGACAGGATGTGGATGACAGGTACATATGCACAGTGAAATACTCTTTCGTGACCTGGAACACATATGCCGCGGTGAGCGAGTGATGAGGTCATTAATCTCTGCAGATCCACCTGAAAGGTGTCTTATTGCAGAGTGACACTATCAAACCAAAAGCTAGCAGGGGATCTCTCGCCTGTCACAGGGACATTGCTCCAGAAACTCACTCTACTTTTGGCTGGTCTTGCTGCAAGTCATAACATTTCTGTTACATTTACGAAGCATCAAAGAATCCATGACCGTGGCTGTCTGGGTGGACGTGTTACGAGGCAAAATGTTCCAGTTCACTGTCCCCAGCAGAGGCAACAGAAGTGGCAGTCACAGTAGAACTGTGGAGCTAAAGTGGAGCAGAACAAAACTGTTCTgcacagcaggagcagaggaacCGGTAGTTTGTGCTACACCACAGGGAGCACGCAGCATCCAAAATATACGATTATTGTCATCTCAGAGCCCCATCACGAAAGGGTAAAAATACCACTCTTTTTAAAATGGGGATTTCAACACTGAAATCACTGCACGTTAAATTTTCATCTGCATCACAATTCAATTAGAGCTCAGGTTTCAAACTCTTTGGCCCCAGTTAGCAGAAAGTGTGAATGGAGAAAAGAGCACCAGCTGTTTTCCTCACAGTCAGGCTCTGCTTGACTGCTGTGCAATGAGGCAGACAGAACACTGTACAGTCAACAGGAGCGACTTCAGCTGAAAATAGTTTGGATTTTAAATATCATGCACAGAATACAATTTCTACGTAGTGACTCTGTAGGCCTATAACTAAACTGATCAGAATAACCCCACCtctattaaaaataatgactaTGACTTATACTGGTTATATTGGAACAACCCAGGtacaaaaaaaaccttgaataaaaaacagaatgcaatcatctgcaaacaaactgtgttcactgacaacagtgttcctgagctcatgtagtgaTCTCCTTTATataatcacatgttcacaaagtggtgaacctcgctccatcctcgcttgtgaacgactgagcctttccaggatacTCCTTTCATACCTattcatgatactatcacctgttaccaatcaacctgtttacctgtggaatgatccaaacaggtgtttttggagcgttccacaacttccccagtcttttgttgctcctgtcacaacttgtttgaaacgtgttgctgcatcaaattcagaataagcagatatttacaaaaatcaatgaagctgatgaggtcagtcattaaatatactgtctttacTGTTTTCAATTCAAAAAAGGCAGACTAATCCTTTTCACTTTGGGAAGATGCGTGTGGAGACTTCTGAGGCATAAAGATTAATAACTAGATTTCCATTTGAAAACTTCACATGTTGGCAATGCAAGGTGGCAGCAACTGGTTGCCATGTTCAATTTCACACTCCTCTGACCTGAATTTCTCCTTCTCAGTAGCTCTGAGGGTGAAGGCTCTGAGGAGAATAAACTGCCTACAGTGAGGACAATTTTCTGTGGTTGACGCactttctaactccacacaaataaaataaataaataacaccaAGGTCCATTTAGGGAGTTTGCCAAACCCTCGGGCCTGGAGATCTGACAGTCCTCCAAGTTACTGCACTTGTCATTCAGGCTGATGctttaaaaagtctgtttttcaaGCTTTAACTTGAAGGTAGACAAGTCGATCTAGCTGTCCGTGTTTCTTGGTAgcagtgctgtttgtttcatgtttttattatctaACTTTATATTAGTTTGTGAGTTTTTTGGTCAACTTTGTGTTTCATGATCTGtatgctgctgctgacattcCTGCCGAAGAGGCGCCAAAAATTCAGTTCTACATTATAAGGTTATGTTTGCATTTAATACAACTTATCATTCTGAAATAGATACTCCATGAGCAGGCTAGATATCTGAAACTTTGTTATTTGTTGTAGTTTGTAGATGTACCAGCACAATGCATGCCAGACTCCTCCGAATTTACCTGATGAGGAGAAGAATACAAAAAGAACACtacaaagcaggagaaaacagagaagttCAGATGAGTAACTCAAAGGGAGCACTTGAGCTGCACTTTTTCATAGCTTAgcactgacaacaacaacacagaaaacatcaaaggATGCCTGTGCCATGAAATATCCAACCCAGGCACAACTTTCACTGTGAAATGTCTTGTCTCATAAGAGAAACATTGACACAGGATTTGAGCAAAGTTACACTAAGTGAGTGTATTGATATAATAATGCCTTTTTAAAGATGTCCATTCTTAATTTTACTACATTCTTTATAGTGtttaaaaaagactgaagaaTAATAGGTGGTTTTGACTGTTCAGTGAGGAGTGTGTGCAGTTCAGTATTGTACTGTTTTGCTGGATAATTTATCTCATCCACTGTGTTTCAGCTCTCCAGGAAGTGATTTGAGAtgcaaactgtgaaaataaacctCAGTTTACCTCAGTCGGTACGAGTTAAATTATTCATCAATACATTTCAACATCTGCAGAATACTGTTCGTGATATATATCCAGAGTGTAATGTTTATCATTTCAAAGGAGGACACTTATGTCGGCATGCTGCCTCTGGCATGGATCTATAGACAGCTTCATTATCATGCAATCAATACAACAATCAGTGTATCAGTCAGCAGTGTGTACCCATCAGTCAGTGTGAAACTCCTTCAGGATATCGTTCAATCCAGCCATCGTTCTTCAAACACATATCAGATTCAGGAAATTTCACTGAAGTGAACtgaaagaacagaaatgaaacTATACAAAGCACAAAGAGACGAGAAGAATATAATCACTAAAcaccacaaagacagaaagcagtAAGATTTAACAAGATtcataatcaataaaacaaaataaatgggTAAAAAACATCCCGAGCAACACAGAAACTTGACTCAAACAACAATTTAAACGCCCCGCTTTTCATCCCGCTGAATCCGCTCATGATTGACTGAGACCTCCAGTTGTGAGTCAATCATGATCATGAGAGTCCATGTCCACCAAAACCATTAACCCACAGTGACTCTGACCCCAGGTACCTGCAGAGTGGTGATCTTTGAAGATTTTTTAATTACGCAAAGATGGtgagtggctgctgctgtgtttttctttcatgtatTTCAGCCTGATCTTTTCCTTCCCTGTTGAGCAGGCCtactgttttgcatgttttcatcaaatAAATAACAGATAAGTTGAAACCGATTTTCGATTGGCTTTTATGTCCAAaagctgtgtgtttcctgcagccGGAAGGTCACCAGATTTATCACAGGTAATGATTAGCTTATGCTACtgtatgcaaataaaaacaacaagaaatggTTGAACTTCATTGTTTGCACCACAGGTAGTATTTCCTTAAAGTGCCATTTCCAACCAAATGTCtgtattcttcttctttaaatatatcattttcaaaaaatgaataagaGAAACTCcctggtttaaaaaaacacaacacacaccaggTGTATTAAGCTGTAACTcaagcatgtttttaaaaaatatacttATTActtatacaaccctgattccaaaaaagatgggacgctgtgtaaaacataaataaaacagaatgtgataacttactaatcctttttgacttatactcaattgaaaatattacaaaacaacatgaaaggGACATCCTCCGAAGACTCAGTTGACCACGAGCAatgatggagcgaggttcaccactttgaaCACGCGactgtatgaaggatgttactgcatgattgcattctggttttgtttatgttttgtgcAGCTTTCCCTATAAGATTTGCTAAAATATATTGAAATTATACGTTATATGTTGGCACTATTTTCTAATAAGCCATCCTCCATAAGTTGTTACTCATGGCTTATTATTAATATTGGTTTAGTTATAAGCCgttaaaaagaaaactttcacCATGTTGGGAAAAAATCCTTTGGTTGGTCTTTATCCTTTCTGTTTGCTTATACAGCAGCTATAAATGTTGATCTATCGATAtaaacaacttgttttttttaactttctgaTAACCCATCAGTTCTGCAGTGACGGTattgtcacaccgtggtgaggtttgtctcgtcttgggtttttgtcttgtcatttcctgttttattttgatagtctaactctcctctcgtttcagagcacttgcccttcctcatgtgtcaccggtgtgTCCACCCCGATCACCTATTgcctccacctgttccccattaccctccacgtgtttaAATAGTcggcgtctcccttgtcttgtgccagtgtgtctttgtccttttgTTTATCGCCACAGCCACAGTGTTCTTGTCTACGattcctttgttcctcttcgtgagtgtttttaacttttataGTCTAGTTTTcgctgttttgtttcttgttatttcatAGCCAAATTTCAGTCCTCATTAAGAgtgttcttttgtttctttgctgttttgagTTCGTGATGGTCTTCCTCCATGTTTTAGGAGCGTATTCTACAGATTTGTATAGTGAGTTTCTCAGTATTGTTCATAGccgtttgttttcttcctccttcgggagcgttttaGGTTCTGTAAgttatttgttcttttattaTCCTCCTTTTGGAGCGTTTTTTGATACCTTGTTTCATATGATTTGTTTTACTTGTCATTTCATGGTGTAATTTCATAGCTGTTCTGTTACACTCTGCGAAGAGGTCTCTGGGTCTAGTTCAATAAAGCTGTGTGATTTGCAATatctgcacctgagtcctctttCAAGTATCGGCCTGACAGGTACAAATGTTAGAAAGATGCTGTAATGAGCTGATTCACGGTTCAGACAAAGAAGAAGGGTAACACAcgaaaaatggttaaaaatgaCACCATTTACTAAATGGAATCACTGGCAGATGCTAGTCAAAGATGTGGAAAACAACTGTAAAATTAGTATTGCGGCAAGTTGTTGaattaaaagacaaagcaaaccaaacaaacaacaggagACCGTGGAGAGTTGAGACAGAGCAAGGGACTGAGCAGGCCAACTTTAAGGGCTCCCCAGCCCAGCGACCCAGGTGACAACCTCCACACTGTAAGAGTAAGCCAGCAGTTACAACTTATGAACAGTTTGTAAAGGTTTCCTGTCAGGAGAAATTCCCAAAGGCAAGTCGAGGCGACTCAGTCAGACCTCTTCTGCACTGAACTCCTGCTCAGAGTCATCTGacattagacacacacagatttagCCAGGGTCTTGTTGCTCTGCCAAGCAGCCCACAAGTGGTCCTGATGTCTCAGGAGAGGTGAGAGCTGCCATGCTGCCACCAGCTGCCCCTGCCTCTCGCTAATAATCCCCATCCAGGTCTCAGTCTCTGTGccagggagagcaggaggagttACCGTATGACTGCCACAAAGAACCATAAGACCTCCACATGAGCCATGTGGGTTCTGTCGAGGACGACAGCAGGGAAGACAGAGTTTAAGAGCCTCAGGTGGCAGCCGTTCCCGCTTCAGTGGAGGGTCCCTACAGCCTGGAACTTACATGTTTCCTCTAGCGAGCCATCCAAAATCTGGGGATTTCATGGCCAGACCATCCTGACCTGGGTCCATTTTACCAAGATGGTCACCACTCCAACAGCTTCCTGACCTCTCCCattgcatcatcatcataaatcaTACGAACTGGAGGGAATCACCACCCTGGAAACATATATGAAGCTCTGTAAGGCAGCAGATTTTTGCCTTGTTGTGGCAAAGGAGGCGGCTCAAAGCATGGTTTCCATCTGGCATTTGTGGGTAAATCTGCCTCAGATGTTGCAAGAGCAAGACATGAAGGGTCAGCATAACGTGTTGGACAAGACTTCAAGCTTGTTTGGTCCCATAGTAGATTCAATCTCAAACAGCATTGCAATACCTCATGCCATAACCTCGTGTCCCGCAGGGCTCGCTCTCCACAGCATGAGCCCCGCCAAGATCCCGGCCTCTCTCCCTGCCACTGGTCTCCTCACAGATGCTCCTCCTGCCCCTCAGCATTCTTTCAGAGAGTGCACTGCCAACTCTGAGGCCgaagattcatcctctgcaaGAGAAGGGCGCCACCTGCCAAACGTCAGGCGAGGAGATGAGCTGCGGCTTTCATTCAAGGCATGTCCTCACTTCCAGAAAGACAGCTGTTCTCTGAGGCCAGTACTGGGTCTGAGGACAATAAACAAGCCAATATGGAGGATTCCACCCTGAATGTTAACACCAGCTATCTGTGCAGAGGTACAAGGAATATTTGAGGTTTGCTTTTCAGAAAAGGGGTTACAAGTTTTGTCTTTTCCCCCTGGCCTCACTTTTGCCCCAAAAACATTGTCAGTACTTGAAGATGTCATATCTCGATGACCTTCTTGTGATGCCAAGTTTCAAGGGAGCTGGctcctcctcaaacacacataccaCCCATTCACCTCCTCTTGCTAAACTCGGCCGAGACCCGAGAGAGCAGTGTGCAAAACATCACAGCTGCCCGTGTAGAGGCACACAGCCAGA of Chelmon rostratus isolate fCheRos1 chromosome 6, fCheRos1.pri, whole genome shotgun sequence contains these proteins:
- the gnrhr4 gene encoding gonadotropin releasing hormone receptor 4; the encoded protein is MFHQLTDETANGSCQGPTSLCNKSADGDALQLPTFSTAAKVRVIITFTLCAVSAVCNLVVLWAASNGGKRKSHVRILIMNLTVADLLVTFIVMPVDAVWNITVQWQAGDVACRLLMFLKLVAMYSCAFVTVVISLDRQSAILNPLGISEAKRKSKIMLTVAWTMSVILSLPQMFIFHNVTITVPENFTQCTTHGSFVQHWQETLYNMFTFVCLFLLPLVIMIFCYTRILVEISSRMARNNLLSRDVHLRRSHNNIPKARMRTLKMSIVIVTSFIICWTPYYLLGLWYWLFPEKMEETVSHSLTHMLFIFGLFNACLDPITYGLFTIHLHQGLKRCCRRANTRTELENNTCLMHMTRLSSHRRVASGSHNRDGEEGNDSTKSPSKAIIPVSKM